A window of the Lactuca sativa cultivar Salinas chromosome 7, Lsat_Salinas_v11, whole genome shotgun sequence genome harbors these coding sequences:
- the LOC111904206 gene encoding DNA repair protein REV1 isoform X3, with protein MSLDSSHPTKSGSNSKRSFNSTNSNNTGGNNYNKKKRKKDGDSGQQTLGMAWGSNSRSSSRSSFRSAPFTDVGSYMAVKNRKLHEQFDVEASSSSHGGSGSKKPVFYGVSIFVDGYTVPSTQELRGYMLKHGGRFENYFSRQRVTHIICSNLPESKVKNLRSFSRGLPVVKPTWVLDCIAADKLLSWVPYQLEQIASEANNQPKLSTFLDSRNKIDSPNVPMTSDNNISEVSESVEDVKQSNQGSDSQVYNEAPSASEGSRCSDIQNITESPSIVSDSSNKCHSTSLDPNFVETYFKNSRLHFIGTWRNRYRNRFPNSSKPSISINPSSSCQRNTIVHIDMDCFFVSVVIRNRPELWDKPVAVCHSDNPRGTSEISSANYPARDHGVRAGIFVRDAKALCPHLVIVPYNFEAYEEVADQFYRILHKHCNKVQAMSCDEAILDITDLEMEDPEILVSLIRKEISDTTGCTASGGISGNILMARLATRTAKPNGQSYLPPEKELPVKVLPGIGRALDEKLKGKHIETCGDLRMISKETLQKDFGQKTGEMLWCYCRGIDNRLVGMIQESKSVGADVNWGVRFKDMKDTQNFLLSLCKEVSLRLHGCGVRGRTFTLKIKKRKTDEEPIKYMGCGDCDNFSHSLTVPMATDDVDVLQRITKQLFSHFHIDVKDIRGVGLHVTKLESSDNCTQGNGKSCIRSWLVSASATKEKENLKIKNKKEQIDDHVHQSTSNSTMEVPPMSELDSQVLESLPPEILSEINDFYGGKLKSFISKRKSKTIEIGTSSVFPGNVQGISDTDSVDTATNASTSQKIETMPTSLSQIDASVLQELPEEIRNDIIDLLPPHRNPGSDSPLRDPPQTGQLWVGDPPQWVEKFRSSDIQILRLFSNTYSQLKSNCGLSSLLLKTISSSEELLLLCNDDNGINWLCELLKQYIQLKIDSDLEEIHTCFRLLKRLSGKSEILLQVYNITLPQLQMCVSEKYGGSLHI; from the exons ATGAGTTTGGATTCTTCTCATCCTACCAAATCAGGATCCAATTCGAAGAGAAGCTTCAATTCGACAAATAGTAACAACACCGGAGGGAACAATTATAACAAAAAGAAGAGGAAGAAAGATGGAGACAGTGGACAACAAACCCTAGGCATGGCTTGGGGTTCTAATTCTCGATCTTCTTCTCGTTCCTCTTTCCGCAGTGCACCATTCACTGATGTTGGCAG TTACATGGCAGTGAAGAACAGGAAACTACATGAGCAGTTTGATGTCGAAGCTTCAAGCTCATCTCATGGTGGTTCTGGCTCCAAGAAACCTGTGTTTTATGGTGTTTCTATTTTTGTCGATGGATACACTGTCCCTTCTACTCAG GAATTGCGTGGTTACATGTTAAAGCATGGAGGTAGGTTTGAAAATTACTTTTCAAGGCAGCGTGTTACTCATATAATCTGTAGTAATCTTCCTGAAAGCAAGGTCAAGAATTTAAG GTCCTTCAGTCGTGGACTCCCAGTAGTGAAACCTACATGGGTGTTGGATTGTATTGCAGCTGATAAGTTATTAAGCT GGGTTCCTTATCAACTTGAACAGATAGCTAGTGAAGCTAATAACCAACCTAAGCTATCAACTTTCTTAGATTCAAGAAACAAAATCGATTCTCCAAATGTTCCCATGACTTCAGATAACAATATTTCTGAAGTAAGTGAGTCTGTAGAAGATGTAAAGCAATCTAATCAAGGATCTGATTCTCAAGTGTATAATGAAGCACCTTCTGCATCTGAAGGAAGTCGATGCTCAGATATTCAAAATATTACAGAATCGCCATCGATCGTTTCAGATTCTTCCAACAAGTGTCATTCAACTTCTCTAGACCCAAATTTTGTAGAGACTTACTTCAAG AATTCTAGGCTACACTTTATAGGAACTTGGAGAAATCGATACCGAAATCGTTTTCCCAATTCATCTAAACCTTCAATCTCCATTAATCCTTCATCTTCATGTCAGAGAAATACAATTGTTCATATCGACATG GATTGTTTCTTTGTATCAGTTGTTATAAGAAATCGCCCTGAGTTATGGGATAAACCAGTTGCTGTTTGTCATTCTGATAATCCACGTGGCACTTCTGAAATTTCATCAGCCAACTACCCTGCTCGAGACCATG GGGTAAGGGCTGGAATCTTTGTTAGAGATGCAAAAGCACTTTGTCCTCACCTTGTTATTGTTCCTTACAACTTTGAAGCATATGAGGAG GTGGCTGATCAGTTTTATAGGATATTACATAAGCATTGTAACAAAGTGCAAGCCATGAGCTGTGATGAAGCAATTTTAGATATTACAGATTTGGAAATGGAAGATCCTGAGATTTTAGTTTCATTGATACGAAAGGAAATATCTGATACAACAGGGTGCACTGCAAGTGGGGGTATTTCAGGAAATATACTTATGGCTAGATTAGCTACAAGAACTGCCAAACCAAATGGTCAATCTTACCTTCCTCCTGAAAAG GAACTTCCAGTTAAAGTGCTTCCAGGAATTGGTCGTGCTTTAGATGAGAAATTAAAAGGAAAACATATTGAAACTTGTGGAGATTTACGCATGATATCCAAG GAAACTCTTCAAAAAGATTTTGGCCAGAAAACAGGTGAAATGTTATGGTGTTATTGTAGAGGGATAGATAATCGACTTGTTGGCATGATTCAg GAGAGCAAGTCTGTAGGTGCGGATGTAAATTGGGGTGTAAGGTTCAAGGACATGAAAGAT ACACAAAATTTTCTTCTGAGCCTATGCAAAGAGGTCTCTTTGCGTTTACATGGATGTGGAGTTAGAGGAAGGACTTTTACACTCAAG ATAAAAAAGAGAAAGACAGATGAAGAGCCAATCAAGTATATGGGATGTGGTGATTGTGATAATTTTAGTCATTCATTAacg GTTCCAATGGCAACTGATGACGTGGATGTTCTTCAGAGGATAACTAAACAGCTCTTCAGTCATTTCCATATTG ATGTGAAAGACATAAGGGGAGTTGGACTTCATGTTACAAAACTAGAAAGTTCAGATAATTGTACGCAAG GGAATGGGAAGAGTTGTATAAGATCGTGGCTTGTATCTGCTTCAGCGACTAAAGAAAAGgagaatttaaaaattaaaaataaaaaagaacaaatCGATGATCATGTTCATCAGTCAACAAGCAATTCAACAATGGAGGTCCCACCAATGAGTGAACTCGATTCACAAGTTCTTGAATCTCTTCCTCCTGAAATTctttctgaaataaatgatttttatggTGGAAAATTAAAAAGCTTCATTTCAAAACGCAAATCTAAAACCATTGAAATTGGAACTTCATCTGTTTTCCCGGGAAATGTCCAAG GAATTTCAGATACTGATTCTGTAGATACTGCTACCAATGCTTCAACTTCACAAAAGATCGAAACAATGCCAACATCTTTAAGTCAAATAGACGCGTCAGTGTTACAAGAACTCCCTGAAGAAATAAGAAATGACATAATTGACCTTCTTCCTCCTCACAGAAACCCGGGCTCAGATTCTCCTTTGCGGGACCCACCACAAACGGGTCAGCTTTGGGTCGGGGACCCACCACAGTGGGTTGAGAAATTCAGATCCAGTGATATACAAATCTTGAGGCTTTTCTCCAATACATatagtcaactaaagtcaaactGCGGTTTATCTTCATTGTTGCTAAAAACCATTTCTTCAAGTgaagaattattattattatgtaatgATGATAATGGGATTAATTGGTTATGTGAGCTTCTGAAACAATACATACAACTGAAAATAGATTCAGATCTTGAGGAGATACACACGTGTTTTCGCCTTTTGAAAAg GTTGAGTGGAAAGTCTGAAATTCTGTTACAAGTCTACAATATAACTCTTCCACAACTTCAG ATGTGTGTTAGCGAAAAATACGGTGGAAGTCTTCATATCTAA
- the LOC111904206 gene encoding DNA repair protein REV1 isoform X2, giving the protein MSLDSSHPTKSGSNSKRSFNSTNSNNTGGNNYNKKKRKKDGDSGQQTLGMAWGSNSRSSSRSSFRSAPFTDVGSYMAVKNRKLHEQFDVEASSSSHGGSGSKKPVFYGVSIFVDGYTVPSTQELRGYMLKHGGRFENYFSRQRVTHIICSNLPESKVKNLRSFSRGLPVVKPTWVLDCIAADKLLSWVPYQLEQIASEANNQPKLSTFLDSRNKIDSPNVPMTSDNNISEVSESVEDVKQSNQGSDSQVYNEAPSASEGSRCSDIQNITESPSIVSDSSNKCHSTSLDPNFVETYFKNSRLHFIGTWRNRYRNRFPNSSKPSISINPSSSCQRNTIVHIDMDCFFVSVVIRNRPELWDKPVAVCHSDNPRGTSEISSANYPARDHGVRAGIFVRDAKALCPHLVIVPYNFEAYEEVADQFYRILHKHCNKVQAMSCDEAILDITDLEMEDPEILVSLIRKEISDTTGCTASGGISGNILMARLATRTAKPNGQSYLPPEKVNDFLKELPVKVLPGIGRALDEKLKGKHIETCGDLRMISKETLQKDFGQKTGEMLWCYCRGIDNRLVGMIQESKSVGADVNWGVRFKDMKDTQNFLLSLCKEVSLRLHGCGVRGRTFTLKIKKRKTDEEPIKYMGCGDCDNFSHSLTVPMATDDVDVLQRITKQLFSHFHIDVKDIRGVGLHVTKLESSDNCTQGNGKSCIRSWLVSASATKEKENLKIKNKKEQIDDHVHQSTSNSTMEVPPMSELDSQVLESLPPEILSEINDFYGGKLKSFISKRKSKTIEIGTSSVFPGNVQDTDSVDTATNASTSQKIETMPTSLSQIDASVLQELPEEIRNDIIDLLPPHRNPGSDSPLRDPPQTGQLWVGDPPQWVEKFRSSDIQILRLFSNTYSQLKSNCGLSSLLLKTISSSEELLLLCNDDNGINWLCELLKQYIQLKIDSDLEEIHTCFRLLKRLSGKSEILLQVYNITLPQLQMCVSEKYGGSLHI; this is encoded by the exons ATGAGTTTGGATTCTTCTCATCCTACCAAATCAGGATCCAATTCGAAGAGAAGCTTCAATTCGACAAATAGTAACAACACCGGAGGGAACAATTATAACAAAAAGAAGAGGAAGAAAGATGGAGACAGTGGACAACAAACCCTAGGCATGGCTTGGGGTTCTAATTCTCGATCTTCTTCTCGTTCCTCTTTCCGCAGTGCACCATTCACTGATGTTGGCAG TTACATGGCAGTGAAGAACAGGAAACTACATGAGCAGTTTGATGTCGAAGCTTCAAGCTCATCTCATGGTGGTTCTGGCTCCAAGAAACCTGTGTTTTATGGTGTTTCTATTTTTGTCGATGGATACACTGTCCCTTCTACTCAG GAATTGCGTGGTTACATGTTAAAGCATGGAGGTAGGTTTGAAAATTACTTTTCAAGGCAGCGTGTTACTCATATAATCTGTAGTAATCTTCCTGAAAGCAAGGTCAAGAATTTAAG GTCCTTCAGTCGTGGACTCCCAGTAGTGAAACCTACATGGGTGTTGGATTGTATTGCAGCTGATAAGTTATTAAGCT GGGTTCCTTATCAACTTGAACAGATAGCTAGTGAAGCTAATAACCAACCTAAGCTATCAACTTTCTTAGATTCAAGAAACAAAATCGATTCTCCAAATGTTCCCATGACTTCAGATAACAATATTTCTGAAGTAAGTGAGTCTGTAGAAGATGTAAAGCAATCTAATCAAGGATCTGATTCTCAAGTGTATAATGAAGCACCTTCTGCATCTGAAGGAAGTCGATGCTCAGATATTCAAAATATTACAGAATCGCCATCGATCGTTTCAGATTCTTCCAACAAGTGTCATTCAACTTCTCTAGACCCAAATTTTGTAGAGACTTACTTCAAG AATTCTAGGCTACACTTTATAGGAACTTGGAGAAATCGATACCGAAATCGTTTTCCCAATTCATCTAAACCTTCAATCTCCATTAATCCTTCATCTTCATGTCAGAGAAATACAATTGTTCATATCGACATG GATTGTTTCTTTGTATCAGTTGTTATAAGAAATCGCCCTGAGTTATGGGATAAACCAGTTGCTGTTTGTCATTCTGATAATCCACGTGGCACTTCTGAAATTTCATCAGCCAACTACCCTGCTCGAGACCATG GGGTAAGGGCTGGAATCTTTGTTAGAGATGCAAAAGCACTTTGTCCTCACCTTGTTATTGTTCCTTACAACTTTGAAGCATATGAGGAG GTGGCTGATCAGTTTTATAGGATATTACATAAGCATTGTAACAAAGTGCAAGCCATGAGCTGTGATGAAGCAATTTTAGATATTACAGATTTGGAAATGGAAGATCCTGAGATTTTAGTTTCATTGATACGAAAGGAAATATCTGATACAACAGGGTGCACTGCAAGTGGGGGTATTTCAGGAAATATACTTATGGCTAGATTAGCTACAAGAACTGCCAAACCAAATGGTCAATCTTACCTTCCTCCTGAAAAG GTGAATGATTTTTTAAAGGAACTTCCAGTTAAAGTGCTTCCAGGAATTGGTCGTGCTTTAGATGAGAAATTAAAAGGAAAACATATTGAAACTTGTGGAGATTTACGCATGATATCCAAG GAAACTCTTCAAAAAGATTTTGGCCAGAAAACAGGTGAAATGTTATGGTGTTATTGTAGAGGGATAGATAATCGACTTGTTGGCATGATTCAg GAGAGCAAGTCTGTAGGTGCGGATGTAAATTGGGGTGTAAGGTTCAAGGACATGAAAGAT ACACAAAATTTTCTTCTGAGCCTATGCAAAGAGGTCTCTTTGCGTTTACATGGATGTGGAGTTAGAGGAAGGACTTTTACACTCAAG ATAAAAAAGAGAAAGACAGATGAAGAGCCAATCAAGTATATGGGATGTGGTGATTGTGATAATTTTAGTCATTCATTAacg GTTCCAATGGCAACTGATGACGTGGATGTTCTTCAGAGGATAACTAAACAGCTCTTCAGTCATTTCCATATTG ATGTGAAAGACATAAGGGGAGTTGGACTTCATGTTACAAAACTAGAAAGTTCAGATAATTGTACGCAAG GGAATGGGAAGAGTTGTATAAGATCGTGGCTTGTATCTGCTTCAGCGACTAAAGAAAAGgagaatttaaaaattaaaaataaaaaagaacaaatCGATGATCATGTTCATCAGTCAACAAGCAATTCAACAATGGAGGTCCCACCAATGAGTGAACTCGATTCACAAGTTCTTGAATCTCTTCCTCCTGAAATTctttctgaaataaatgatttttatggTGGAAAATTAAAAAGCTTCATTTCAAAACGCAAATCTAAAACCATTGAAATTGGAACTTCATCTGTTTTCCCGGGAAATGTCCAAG ATACTGATTCTGTAGATACTGCTACCAATGCTTCAACTTCACAAAAGATCGAAACAATGCCAACATCTTTAAGTCAAATAGACGCGTCAGTGTTACAAGAACTCCCTGAAGAAATAAGAAATGACATAATTGACCTTCTTCCTCCTCACAGAAACCCGGGCTCAGATTCTCCTTTGCGGGACCCACCACAAACGGGTCAGCTTTGGGTCGGGGACCCACCACAGTGGGTTGAGAAATTCAGATCCAGTGATATACAAATCTTGAGGCTTTTCTCCAATACATatagtcaactaaagtcaaactGCGGTTTATCTTCATTGTTGCTAAAAACCATTTCTTCAAGTgaagaattattattattatgtaatgATGATAATGGGATTAATTGGTTATGTGAGCTTCTGAAACAATACATACAACTGAAAATAGATTCAGATCTTGAGGAGATACACACGTGTTTTCGCCTTTTGAAAAg GTTGAGTGGAAAGTCTGAAATTCTGTTACAAGTCTACAATATAACTCTTCCACAACTTCAG ATGTGTGTTAGCGAAAAATACGGTGGAAGTCTTCATATCTAA
- the LOC111904206 gene encoding DNA repair protein REV1 isoform X1: protein MSLDSSHPTKSGSNSKRSFNSTNSNNTGGNNYNKKKRKKDGDSGQQTLGMAWGSNSRSSSRSSFRSAPFTDVGSYMAVKNRKLHEQFDVEASSSSHGGSGSKKPVFYGVSIFVDGYTVPSTQELRGYMLKHGGRFENYFSRQRVTHIICSNLPESKVKNLRSFSRGLPVVKPTWVLDCIAADKLLSWVPYQLEQIASEANNQPKLSTFLDSRNKIDSPNVPMTSDNNISEVSESVEDVKQSNQGSDSQVYNEAPSASEGSRCSDIQNITESPSIVSDSSNKCHSTSLDPNFVETYFKNSRLHFIGTWRNRYRNRFPNSSKPSISINPSSSCQRNTIVHIDMDCFFVSVVIRNRPELWDKPVAVCHSDNPRGTSEISSANYPARDHGVRAGIFVRDAKALCPHLVIVPYNFEAYEEVADQFYRILHKHCNKVQAMSCDEAILDITDLEMEDPEILVSLIRKEISDTTGCTASGGISGNILMARLATRTAKPNGQSYLPPEKVNDFLKELPVKVLPGIGRALDEKLKGKHIETCGDLRMISKETLQKDFGQKTGEMLWCYCRGIDNRLVGMIQESKSVGADVNWGVRFKDMKDTQNFLLSLCKEVSLRLHGCGVRGRTFTLKIKKRKTDEEPIKYMGCGDCDNFSHSLTVPMATDDVDVLQRITKQLFSHFHIDVKDIRGVGLHVTKLESSDNCTQGNGKSCIRSWLVSASATKEKENLKIKNKKEQIDDHVHQSTSNSTMEVPPMSELDSQVLESLPPEILSEINDFYGGKLKSFISKRKSKTIEIGTSSVFPGNVQGISDTDSVDTATNASTSQKIETMPTSLSQIDASVLQELPEEIRNDIIDLLPPHRNPGSDSPLRDPPQTGQLWVGDPPQWVEKFRSSDIQILRLFSNTYSQLKSNCGLSSLLLKTISSSEELLLLCNDDNGINWLCELLKQYIQLKIDSDLEEIHTCFRLLKRLSGKSEILLQVYNITLPQLQMCVSEKYGGSLHI, encoded by the exons ATGAGTTTGGATTCTTCTCATCCTACCAAATCAGGATCCAATTCGAAGAGAAGCTTCAATTCGACAAATAGTAACAACACCGGAGGGAACAATTATAACAAAAAGAAGAGGAAGAAAGATGGAGACAGTGGACAACAAACCCTAGGCATGGCTTGGGGTTCTAATTCTCGATCTTCTTCTCGTTCCTCTTTCCGCAGTGCACCATTCACTGATGTTGGCAG TTACATGGCAGTGAAGAACAGGAAACTACATGAGCAGTTTGATGTCGAAGCTTCAAGCTCATCTCATGGTGGTTCTGGCTCCAAGAAACCTGTGTTTTATGGTGTTTCTATTTTTGTCGATGGATACACTGTCCCTTCTACTCAG GAATTGCGTGGTTACATGTTAAAGCATGGAGGTAGGTTTGAAAATTACTTTTCAAGGCAGCGTGTTACTCATATAATCTGTAGTAATCTTCCTGAAAGCAAGGTCAAGAATTTAAG GTCCTTCAGTCGTGGACTCCCAGTAGTGAAACCTACATGGGTGTTGGATTGTATTGCAGCTGATAAGTTATTAAGCT GGGTTCCTTATCAACTTGAACAGATAGCTAGTGAAGCTAATAACCAACCTAAGCTATCAACTTTCTTAGATTCAAGAAACAAAATCGATTCTCCAAATGTTCCCATGACTTCAGATAACAATATTTCTGAAGTAAGTGAGTCTGTAGAAGATGTAAAGCAATCTAATCAAGGATCTGATTCTCAAGTGTATAATGAAGCACCTTCTGCATCTGAAGGAAGTCGATGCTCAGATATTCAAAATATTACAGAATCGCCATCGATCGTTTCAGATTCTTCCAACAAGTGTCATTCAACTTCTCTAGACCCAAATTTTGTAGAGACTTACTTCAAG AATTCTAGGCTACACTTTATAGGAACTTGGAGAAATCGATACCGAAATCGTTTTCCCAATTCATCTAAACCTTCAATCTCCATTAATCCTTCATCTTCATGTCAGAGAAATACAATTGTTCATATCGACATG GATTGTTTCTTTGTATCAGTTGTTATAAGAAATCGCCCTGAGTTATGGGATAAACCAGTTGCTGTTTGTCATTCTGATAATCCACGTGGCACTTCTGAAATTTCATCAGCCAACTACCCTGCTCGAGACCATG GGGTAAGGGCTGGAATCTTTGTTAGAGATGCAAAAGCACTTTGTCCTCACCTTGTTATTGTTCCTTACAACTTTGAAGCATATGAGGAG GTGGCTGATCAGTTTTATAGGATATTACATAAGCATTGTAACAAAGTGCAAGCCATGAGCTGTGATGAAGCAATTTTAGATATTACAGATTTGGAAATGGAAGATCCTGAGATTTTAGTTTCATTGATACGAAAGGAAATATCTGATACAACAGGGTGCACTGCAAGTGGGGGTATTTCAGGAAATATACTTATGGCTAGATTAGCTACAAGAACTGCCAAACCAAATGGTCAATCTTACCTTCCTCCTGAAAAG GTGAATGATTTTTTAAAGGAACTTCCAGTTAAAGTGCTTCCAGGAATTGGTCGTGCTTTAGATGAGAAATTAAAAGGAAAACATATTGAAACTTGTGGAGATTTACGCATGATATCCAAG GAAACTCTTCAAAAAGATTTTGGCCAGAAAACAGGTGAAATGTTATGGTGTTATTGTAGAGGGATAGATAATCGACTTGTTGGCATGATTCAg GAGAGCAAGTCTGTAGGTGCGGATGTAAATTGGGGTGTAAGGTTCAAGGACATGAAAGAT ACACAAAATTTTCTTCTGAGCCTATGCAAAGAGGTCTCTTTGCGTTTACATGGATGTGGAGTTAGAGGAAGGACTTTTACACTCAAG ATAAAAAAGAGAAAGACAGATGAAGAGCCAATCAAGTATATGGGATGTGGTGATTGTGATAATTTTAGTCATTCATTAacg GTTCCAATGGCAACTGATGACGTGGATGTTCTTCAGAGGATAACTAAACAGCTCTTCAGTCATTTCCATATTG ATGTGAAAGACATAAGGGGAGTTGGACTTCATGTTACAAAACTAGAAAGTTCAGATAATTGTACGCAAG GGAATGGGAAGAGTTGTATAAGATCGTGGCTTGTATCTGCTTCAGCGACTAAAGAAAAGgagaatttaaaaattaaaaataaaaaagaacaaatCGATGATCATGTTCATCAGTCAACAAGCAATTCAACAATGGAGGTCCCACCAATGAGTGAACTCGATTCACAAGTTCTTGAATCTCTTCCTCCTGAAATTctttctgaaataaatgatttttatggTGGAAAATTAAAAAGCTTCATTTCAAAACGCAAATCTAAAACCATTGAAATTGGAACTTCATCTGTTTTCCCGGGAAATGTCCAAG GAATTTCAGATACTGATTCTGTAGATACTGCTACCAATGCTTCAACTTCACAAAAGATCGAAACAATGCCAACATCTTTAAGTCAAATAGACGCGTCAGTGTTACAAGAACTCCCTGAAGAAATAAGAAATGACATAATTGACCTTCTTCCTCCTCACAGAAACCCGGGCTCAGATTCTCCTTTGCGGGACCCACCACAAACGGGTCAGCTTTGGGTCGGGGACCCACCACAGTGGGTTGAGAAATTCAGATCCAGTGATATACAAATCTTGAGGCTTTTCTCCAATACATatagtcaactaaagtcaaactGCGGTTTATCTTCATTGTTGCTAAAAACCATTTCTTCAAGTgaagaattattattattatgtaatgATGATAATGGGATTAATTGGTTATGTGAGCTTCTGAAACAATACATACAACTGAAAATAGATTCAGATCTTGAGGAGATACACACGTGTTTTCGCCTTTTGAAAAg GTTGAGTGGAAAGTCTGAAATTCTGTTACAAGTCTACAATATAACTCTTCCACAACTTCAG ATGTGTGTTAGCGAAAAATACGGTGGAAGTCTTCATATCTAA